In the genome of Thiomicrospira aerophila AL3, one region contains:
- a CDS encoding response regulator, with translation MNSKFYALNLLTGLFIILMVLASSFLILTNAKQLKQQEQQRLVLSQSPDYLRLLDAINLELQFTLDVHYGLAAPRRLTHAREQLDALYAKVSESHWDNLINIVFDDLSYHRAQHQTCEDPPNCNFEQINPITQALEDLYRLVYHHHAFQLEQLTTLGISNEVRVLNQVARWHGYLTNLVNQLNLLQSGHDQALLNSRVERLNWLLIEHSLSSIPLSSTQLPGRFSTQILELADYYEPIMSWTAASHHPNQAPLDYAVLQAPVNASWRLRDALLQQVSLQADQTIQHTKWTRFALIGLILAGVGLLIYTILTIRRKALLPLKQNEAILRSAPVGVIQINEQGRIEKINKKVTELFGYQEDELLEQSIAKLLAPVSRLAVFNALQAYLSGAEPEFIGRQREILALNSEQEFVFVEVSVSEIKQAGRSLFIILVTDLTERKQLALHAERQNQLQISLRTALEKSAIDTWDQQLWQTLLEEVQRLLGVKALFVAQHYDQEILLLACNSERMTCLVAAQTPLWQGLTIDLFELDESITRILFDEIYPLASSDVAQIYPILLTDQVIGYFGFAAQTDGMDDFSAEISILNEALSVMIQRRIKETERQTLLQDLEQKTATAMAAQQKAEQAAQAKSQFLANMSHEIRTPMNAVLGMGELLYDTQLAPRQQDYLDKLMRSGKALLGVINDILDFSKMDSGHLKLDTSWFNLESMVVDLVAVMSAASRSKKLEIGLNFDVASLDNQACLVMGDSLRLQQVLNNLLANAIKFTDRGYVLLSVNIGPPLDDAVQVHFSVKDSGLGMNEDTQALLFNEFMQADETTTRKYGGTGLGLAIAQRLVKLMGGEITVKSQLGKGSEFEFTLVLPWQQDMTRVEFNPAALPANIMVLDDQKIARDILKAYLGRLNTQIVEVENCGQAIAILTASQPLDWLLIDWYLQDELALALCEWLANNRPALLAKTLIVSAIKNQEIEQAITEFGLGGFIDKPIAPTRLFRQLGLINQMQEQEQEQEQEQEPSMQPKSASSDDLKQLSGLKILVVEDNKINQQIVLEYLSRLGVNSLLAEDGQQALDMLMNGAHNEIDAILMDLQMPVMGGHEATKHIRADSQYDAIPIVAVTAHAMQEEIEKSYQLGMDDYITKPIEREKLEKVLHKLAQRQYLRQQKRITGN, from the coding sequence ATGAATAGTAAATTTTATGCATTAAATCTGCTGACCGGTTTGTTCATTATTTTAATGGTATTAGCGTCTAGCTTTTTAATATTAACCAACGCAAAACAACTCAAGCAACAAGAACAACAGCGCTTAGTCTTGAGTCAATCTCCAGACTATTTACGCTTGCTAGATGCCATTAATTTAGAACTTCAATTTACATTAGATGTGCATTATGGGCTGGCTGCCCCGCGCCGGTTGACGCATGCCCGTGAACAATTAGACGCACTTTATGCCAAGGTGTCTGAATCACATTGGGATAACCTCATTAATATCGTTTTTGATGACCTAAGTTATCATCGAGCGCAGCATCAAACTTGTGAAGATCCACCGAATTGTAACTTTGAGCAGATCAATCCGATTACTCAAGCGCTAGAAGACTTATATCGTTTAGTTTACCACCATCATGCATTTCAACTCGAGCAGCTAACAACCTTAGGCATAAGTAATGAAGTAAGGGTTCTTAATCAAGTCGCTCGATGGCATGGCTATTTAACTAATCTTGTTAATCAGTTAAATTTGCTTCAATCGGGGCATGATCAAGCATTACTTAACTCAAGAGTTGAAAGACTTAACTGGTTACTTATTGAGCATTCTTTATCGTCCATACCGCTTAGCTCGACACAATTGCCTGGACGCTTTTCGACTCAAATCCTTGAGCTCGCAGATTATTATGAGCCTATTATGTCATGGACTGCAGCTAGTCATCATCCGAATCAGGCCCCATTAGACTATGCTGTTTTACAAGCACCGGTTAACGCGTCATGGCGTTTGAGGGATGCATTATTACAACAGGTTTCGCTTCAAGCAGATCAAACCATTCAGCATACCAAATGGACGCGCTTTGCTTTGATTGGTTTGATTTTAGCGGGTGTCGGCTTGTTGATATACACCATATTGACCATCAGACGCAAAGCATTACTTCCTTTAAAGCAAAATGAAGCCATTTTAAGGAGTGCACCAGTAGGGGTGATACAAATCAATGAGCAGGGGCGAATAGAAAAGATAAATAAAAAAGTGACTGAGCTTTTTGGCTACCAAGAAGATGAATTACTTGAACAATCGATTGCAAAACTCTTAGCACCTGTATCTAGATTGGCTGTTTTTAATGCGCTACAAGCCTATCTCTCTGGCGCAGAGCCGGAATTTATTGGTCGACAACGTGAAATATTAGCCCTAAACAGCGAACAAGAGTTTGTCTTTGTTGAAGTTTCAGTTTCTGAAATCAAACAAGCAGGCCGTAGCTTGTTTATTATTTTGGTAACCGATTTAACAGAGCGCAAGCAGCTCGCATTACACGCAGAGCGACAAAACCAACTGCAAATTAGCCTAAGAACAGCGTTAGAAAAAAGTGCTATCGACACCTGGGATCAGCAACTTTGGCAAACCTTGTTAGAGGAGGTTCAACGCCTGTTGGGTGTAAAAGCACTGTTTGTTGCTCAGCACTATGATCAGGAAATCTTATTATTAGCTTGTAACAGTGAACGCATGACTTGTTTAGTTGCTGCTCAAACGCCGTTATGGCAAGGATTGACGATTGATCTTTTTGAATTGGATGAGTCGATCACCCGAATATTGTTTGATGAAATTTATCCCTTGGCTTCATCCGATGTCGCGCAGATTTATCCAATACTCCTTACCGATCAAGTGATAGGTTACTTTGGTTTTGCGGCACAAACTGATGGTATGGACGATTTTTCAGCTGAAATTTCGATTTTAAATGAAGCCTTATCGGTGATGATCCAGCGACGGATTAAAGAAACTGAGCGCCAAACCTTGCTACAGGATCTAGAGCAAAAAACCGCCACTGCCATGGCTGCGCAACAAAAAGCTGAGCAGGCGGCTCAAGCAAAGTCACAGTTTTTGGCTAACATGAGTCATGAAATTCGGACTCCTATGAATGCGGTGTTGGGTATGGGGGAACTGCTTTACGATACCCAGCTTGCGCCGCGACAGCAAGACTATCTTGACAAGTTGATGCGTTCCGGCAAAGCGCTCCTGGGGGTTATTAATGACATTTTAGATTTCTCTAAAATGGATTCAGGGCATTTAAAACTCGATACCTCATGGTTTAATTTAGAGTCGATGGTTGTGGATTTAGTGGCGGTTATGTCGGCCGCTTCGCGGAGTAAAAAGCTTGAAATCGGATTGAATTTTGATGTTGCATCTCTAGACAACCAGGCCTGCTTGGTCATGGGGGATAGTTTGCGACTTCAGCAAGTGCTCAACAACCTATTGGCCAATGCAATTAAATTTACTGATCGTGGCTATGTGTTACTGAGTGTCAACATAGGTCCTCCACTAGATGATGCGGTGCAGGTTCATTTTAGTGTTAAAGATAGTGGTCTTGGGATGAACGAAGACACCCAAGCATTGTTATTTAATGAATTTATGCAGGCAGATGAGACCACGACGCGAAAATATGGCGGTACCGGTTTAGGTTTGGCGATTGCACAGCGTCTGGTTAAGTTAATGGGCGGTGAAATTACGGTTAAGAGTCAATTAGGCAAAGGAAGTGAGTTTGAGTTTACTCTAGTGCTACCATGGCAACAGGATATGACGCGAGTCGAATTTAACCCCGCCGCTCTTCCAGCCAATATTATGGTATTGGATGATCAAAAAATTGCGCGAGATATTTTAAAGGCCTACTTAGGTCGTCTTAATACGCAGATAGTTGAAGTTGAAAATTGTGGCCAGGCGATTGCTATACTAACTGCCTCGCAACCACTAGATTGGCTGTTAATAGATTGGTATCTGCAAGATGAGTTGGCTTTAGCCTTGTGTGAATGGTTAGCAAATAATCGACCTGCGTTGTTGGCAAAAACCTTAATTGTGTCAGCCATTAAAAACCAGGAAATTGAGCAGGCTATAACTGAGTTTGGTTTGGGTGGCTTTATTGATAAACCTATCGCTCCGACGCGGCTATTTAGGCAGTTGGGTCTGATAAATCAAATGCAAGAGCAAGAGCAAGAGCAAGAGCAAGAGCAAGAGCCATCAATGCAACCTAAAAGCGCTAGTTCAGACGATCTGAAGCAATTGAGTGGTTTAAAGATTTTGGTTGTCGAAGATAATAAGATTAACCAACAGATTGTTTTAGAGTATTTATCGAGGTTGGGAGTTAATAGTTTGTTGGCTGAGGATGGTCAGCAAGCTCTTGATATGCTAATGAATGGCGCACATAATGAGATTGATGCCATCTTAATGGATTTACAAATGCCGGTAATGGGCGGGCATGAAGCTACTAAGCATATTCGTGCCGATAGTCAGTATGATGCCATTCCGATTGTGGCGGTGACAGCACATGCGATGCAAGAAGAGATTGAAAAGTCCTACCAATTGGGCATGGATGATTATATAACTAAGCCCATTGAACGTGAAAAGCTTGAAAAAGTACTGCACAAGTTAGCGCAGCGCCAGTACTTACGACAACAAAAAAGAATAACAGGTAACTAA
- a CDS encoding tRNA 2-thiocytidine biosynthesis TtcA family protein yields the protein MMIKPPKKILQPVGRAIAQYKMLRDGDRVLLGLSGGKDSLALLIVLKHLQRHAPIKFELAACTIDPEIPGFDPSPLKTFLAELEVPYFYESEDLVALANQYMKGDSFCSFCSRQKRGKLYTVCRREGYNVLALAQHLDDLAESFVMSAFNAGQLRTMKAHYLNNEKDVRIIRPFVRVRENQTRDFALSAGLPVIPDNCPACFAKPQARQHFKQLLLAEEQRNKHLYANLWTAMQPLISDDNHAGLAGLVEELDE from the coding sequence ATGATGATTAAACCCCCTAAAAAAATCCTCCAACCGGTTGGTCGCGCTATCGCCCAATACAAAATGTTGCGCGACGGCGATCGTGTGCTGTTAGGCCTATCTGGGGGTAAAGACTCCCTTGCGCTACTAATCGTCTTGAAACATTTACAACGTCATGCGCCGATCAAATTTGAGCTAGCCGCCTGTACCATTGACCCTGAAATTCCTGGCTTTGACCCGTCGCCGCTGAAAACTTTTTTAGCCGAGCTTGAGGTGCCTTATTTTTATGAATCTGAAGATTTGGTCGCGCTGGCTAATCAGTATATGAAAGGCGATTCATTTTGCAGTTTTTGTTCACGTCAAAAGCGCGGTAAGCTCTATACCGTCTGTCGTCGTGAGGGTTATAACGTGTTGGCTTTGGCCCAGCACCTTGATGATTTGGCGGAAAGTTTTGTGATGTCGGCGTTTAATGCCGGTCAGTTGCGCACCATGAAGGCACACTATCTTAATAATGAAAAAGATGTTCGGATTATCCGTCCGTTTGTTCGAGTGCGTGAAAATCAAACCCGCGACTTTGCCTTATCAGCAGGCCTGCCGGTGATCCCCGATAATTGTCCTGCTTGCTTTGCTAAGCCGCAAGCAAGGCAGCATTTTAAGCAATTGTTGTTGGCTGAAGAACAACGTAACAAGCACCTTTATGCCAATTTATGGACCGCGATGCAGCCGTTGATTAGCGATGACAATCATGCCGGCTTAGCAGGCCTGGTGGAGGAGCTAGATGAGTAA
- a CDS encoding response regulator, whose translation MKNGIRTLNLQLATVFAITLAIVIAMLVYAIMLIKEQQDYQKKLASLPVVIDYGFAITQEARRGYVWSQIPRFVTQEELDAMAADTRRFTQLVFSTALFTDAEADGDYLKHLVHEFEQTRLALYACNDAVSCYLLGEQLKVKGTNLHAHLVGSISNLFFQTPIYESQVTDHMALMRIYLNYRQALSNVLSTIRVIDGTGYEQVGALRTRINEADLQFNKLDALISVHQDSFSAELLAQLDEDQMAYRQLKADYVSPMLNRSYIANSSIDFGPDVSRPFYAQLNKTLHLVNQGLNVQYQQIMLTKTFNRVVLILGAVILLIILFVFGRGIRRQAFLPLHQNEAILNAAAVGIIQINLKAEMIRLNPAALRIFGYSAEELLGQNVKKLMPAMYADEHDAFVQNYVETGKSRLMGGGRELVALNKAGENFPIHLVVSRIDSGDELSFIGIVTDLREREASRKEAETRSLLLSALKTATEDFVGLSEQTEKVWDDLLQSVLKITHSEQGFIGEVLFQKDGSRCLKIHVITNIAWDEPSRQLYERLKNQDMLLCSDSTMIGAVMYQEQIVISNDVQNDPRGGHTPPGHPPLLKYMGVPIFQGGELIGVYGIANSDADYTTELAEFLQPFNNTCGVMIASLQQAAEQRELLQKLEIEKRNAEEASTIKTHFLANMSHEIRTPMNAILGMSHLALKTNLDDKQRDYIEKIKRSADGLLTIIDDILDFSKIEAGKLELDETQLNIEQLAQDSLLPVQVVARAKRLELIVSIAPELTTALHLGLIGDASRIKQVLINLLNNAVKFTEQGYVSLAVSFDQAKSKMVFKVEDTGIGMTDAQMSKLFKEFSQADASTTRKYGGTGLGLAISRNLARLMNGDVTVASEFGKGSQFVFSVGVAQSSAVQPLAYPKLDQNALIVDDHPLARQQVASQLALFGIESRPETTAEAALAWLSSTQAVPDWIFIDWQMPDKNGLWLLNEIKQHFPILINRCVLMSFYDVTELNDLAQGVDIERAIMKPVFAEKLYKLLSGVALNTYENLSEGYPDLSGKRILLVEDNPINQQIATELLQETHADITCADNGQIAVSFVVDQQQAYDLILMDIQMPVLDGLNAARMMRAAGITTPIIAMTAHALEEERQRCLEVGMNSHLSKPIDPAGFYKALANWLQVTTVILPSPSVDHPAMFELPNITGLDIAVLQRNLGAKPGLIMASLCDFAARYQQSLVELANSLAGSEWEDALINAHTLKGIMLTFGLTEMAAKLADIEAGLQNQQYEAIEGLVDDEFIASYQTLISQLEDYCKLQPKDQAPSVNLNQVALDEAEWQNILTRFKSLLEDFSGSAHDHFNAHKHYFSHYLTPESVQQIATMLDDFDYDKVLDLLPD comes from the coding sequence ATGAAAAACGGCATTCGCACGCTCAATTTACAATTAGCAACGGTATTTGCTATTACTCTAGCGATTGTTATTGCGATGCTTGTCTATGCCATTATGTTGATCAAAGAACAACAAGACTATCAGAAAAAGTTAGCAAGTTTGCCGGTTGTGATTGATTATGGTTTTGCTATTACCCAAGAGGCGCGCCGTGGCTATGTATGGAGCCAGATTCCTCGCTTTGTAACACAAGAAGAGCTAGATGCGATGGCAGCAGACACTCGCCGATTCACGCAGTTAGTTTTTTCAACAGCCTTATTTACGGATGCAGAAGCCGATGGTGATTATTTAAAGCATTTAGTTCATGAGTTCGAGCAAACTCGTCTGGCGCTCTATGCCTGTAATGACGCAGTATCTTGTTACCTATTGGGTGAGCAGCTTAAAGTCAAAGGCACTAACCTCCATGCTCATCTTGTAGGCTCCATCAGTAATTTATTCTTTCAAACGCCTATTTATGAGTCACAAGTCACTGATCATATGGCGCTTATGCGCATTTATTTAAACTATCGCCAAGCCTTATCTAATGTATTAAGTACTATACGGGTGATTGATGGTACTGGCTATGAGCAGGTTGGTGCATTAAGAACTCGCATTAATGAAGCTGACCTGCAGTTTAATAAACTCGATGCATTAATCAGTGTGCACCAGGATAGTTTTTCGGCCGAGCTGTTGGCGCAGCTTGATGAGGATCAGATGGCATATCGGCAGTTAAAGGCTGATTATGTTTCCCCCATGCTAAATCGCAGCTATATAGCCAATTCGAGTATTGATTTTGGTCCCGATGTATCTAGACCTTTTTATGCCCAGTTAAATAAGACCTTACACTTGGTTAACCAAGGGTTAAACGTTCAATATCAGCAAATTATGTTAACCAAAACCTTTAATCGAGTCGTGCTGATTTTGGGGGCGGTCATTTTACTGATTATTTTATTTGTATTCGGGCGGGGTATTCGCCGCCAAGCTTTTTTACCACTTCATCAAAATGAAGCGATCCTAAATGCGGCGGCAGTAGGTATTATTCAAATTAATTTAAAGGCTGAAATGATTCGTTTAAACCCGGCTGCTTTACGAATTTTTGGTTATTCAGCGGAAGAGCTGTTAGGGCAAAATGTCAAAAAATTAATGCCCGCTATGTATGCTGATGAGCATGATGCGTTTGTGCAAAACTATGTTGAAACCGGTAAAAGCCGTTTAATGGGTGGTGGGCGCGAGTTAGTTGCTTTAAACAAGGCTGGAGAAAACTTTCCGATTCATTTAGTGGTCAGTCGTATTGATTCGGGTGATGAATTAAGTTTCATTGGCATTGTAACTGATCTTCGCGAACGTGAAGCCAGTCGCAAAGAGGCTGAAACGCGTAGTTTGTTGTTGAGTGCTTTGAAAACAGCGACAGAGGATTTCGTTGGTTTAAGTGAGCAGACTGAAAAGGTTTGGGATGACTTATTGCAAAGTGTCCTAAAAATTACCCATAGTGAGCAGGGGTTTATTGGTGAGGTGCTATTTCAAAAAGATGGCTCGCGCTGCTTAAAAATTCATGTTATCACCAACATTGCCTGGGACGAGCCATCCCGTCAACTTTATGAGAGATTAAAAAATCAAGATATGTTGTTGTGTAGTGATAGCACCATGATTGGTGCGGTTATGTATCAAGAGCAAATCGTTATCAGTAATGATGTTCAAAATGATCCGCGTGGCGGTCACACTCCACCGGGCCACCCACCTTTGCTTAAGTATATGGGGGTGCCGATTTTTCAAGGGGGTGAGCTGATTGGGGTTTATGGTATTGCCAACAGTGATGCAGATTACACCACTGAGTTAGCGGAGTTTTTGCAACCCTTTAATAATACTTGTGGCGTGATGATTGCCAGTTTGCAACAAGCGGCAGAGCAGCGCGAGTTATTGCAAAAATTAGAAATTGAAAAACGAAATGCTGAAGAGGCCTCGACTATTAAGACGCACTTTTTAGCCAATATGAGTCATGAAATTCGTACGCCAATGAATGCTATTTTGGGCATGTCGCATTTGGCATTAAAAACAAATTTAGACGATAAGCAGCGCGATTATATTGAAAAAATCAAGCGTTCAGCCGATGGGTTATTGACGATTATTGATGATATTTTGGATTTCTCCAAGATTGAGGCGGGCAAGTTAGAGCTTGATGAGACGCAATTAAATATTGAACAACTCGCTCAAGACTCGCTGTTACCCGTCCAAGTGGTTGCGCGTGCTAAGCGATTAGAATTAATTGTGTCTATTGCACCTGAATTAACTACCGCGCTTCATTTAGGGCTAATCGGTGATGCGTCACGCATTAAACAAGTGCTGATTAATTTGCTTAATAATGCCGTGAAATTTACTGAGCAAGGTTATGTCAGCTTAGCAGTGAGCTTTGATCAGGCTAAATCAAAAATGGTGTTTAAGGTTGAAGACACTGGCATTGGGATGACCGATGCGCAAATGAGTAAGTTGTTTAAAGAGTTTTCTCAAGCGGATGCCAGTACCACGCGTAAATATGGCGGTACCGGTTTAGGTCTGGCAATTTCAAGAAATTTAGCACGTTTAATGAACGGTGATGTGACGGTTGCTAGTGAGTTTGGTAAGGGCAGTCAGTTCGTATTTAGCGTTGGGGTAGCCCAAAGTTCAGCTGTACAACCTTTGGCTTATCCAAAATTAGATCAGAATGCATTAATTGTTGATGATCACCCACTCGCAAGACAACAGGTGGCAAGTCAACTGGCGCTATTTGGTATTGAGTCAAGACCAGAGACTACGGCTGAGGCAGCCTTGGCATGGTTATCGAGCACTCAAGCTGTGCCAGACTGGATTTTTATCGATTGGCAAATGCCCGATAAAAATGGGTTGTGGTTACTCAATGAAATCAAACAACATTTTCCTATCCTAATTAATCGTTGTGTGTTGATGTCTTTTTATGATGTGACCGAGTTGAATGACTTGGCGCAGGGTGTCGATATTGAACGGGCCATAATGAAGCCCGTTTTTGCCGAGAAGCTTTATAAGTTACTCAGCGGCGTTGCGCTAAACACTTATGAAAACTTATCCGAAGGCTATCCTGATTTAAGTGGTAAACGAATTTTACTGGTTGAAGACAATCCCATTAATCAACAAATTGCGACAGAGCTGTTGCAGGAAACACATGCTGATATAACCTGCGCTGATAACGGTCAAATTGCCGTGTCATTTGTTGTGGATCAGCAGCAGGCGTACGATTTAATCTTAATGGATATTCAAATGCCCGTTCTTGATGGCTTGAATGCAGCACGAATGATGCGTGCGGCAGGGATTACCACCCCGATTATTGCTATGACAGCTCATGCTCTTGAAGAGGAAAGACAGCGCTGTTTAGAAGTGGGGATGAATTCTCATCTATCTAAACCCATTGATCCGGCAGGCTTTTACAAGGCCCTAGCTAACTGGTTGCAGGTGACAACGGTGATACTGCCTAGCCCGTCCGTTGATCATCCAGCAATGTTTGAGCTTCCCAATATAACAGGATTAGATATCGCTGTGCTGCAACGTAATTTGGGTGCGAAGCCTGGTTTAATAATGGCGTCCTTGTGTGATTTTGCAGCACGCTATCAGCAGAGCCTGGTTGAGTTAGCAAACAGCTTAGCGGGTTCAGAATGGGAGGATGCATTAATCAATGCACATACCCTGAAGGGCATCATGTTAACCTTTGGTCTGACTGAAATGGCGGCCAAGTTGGCCGATATTGAAGCAGGGTTACAAAATCAGCAGTATGAGGCTATTGAGGGTTTAGTAGATGACGAATTTATTGCATCCTATCAGACTTTGATCAGTCAGCTTGAAGACTACTGTAAACTGCAGCCTAAAGACCAAGCGCCATCGGTGAACCTGAACCAAGTGGCACTTGATGAAGCCGAATGGCAAAATATCTTAACAAGGTTTAAATCATTGCTTGAAGACTTTAGTGGTTCAGCGCATGATCATTTTAATGCGCATAAGCACTATTTTTCACACTATTTAACCCCAGAGTCTGTGCAACAAATAGCAACCATGCTTGATGATTTTGACTATGACAAGGTATTAGACCTCTTGCCCGACTGA
- a CDS encoding response regulator, with protein MAKILNKNADLSILVVDDTPHMCRLISSMLHGEGYKNVSVLINAKKALTLLQKQSYDLVLLDNNMPDLSGLALLEEVRNLSHLKHTKFIMITADTAASVVQLALKAGVDDFIVKPLSAKMLSDKIIRLFSSSVRKQI; from the coding sequence ATGGCTAAGATACTTAACAAAAATGCAGATCTGTCGATTCTGGTTGTGGATGATACGCCACACATGTGTCGCCTAATCAGTTCTATGCTTCATGGAGAAGGTTATAAAAATGTGTCCGTTTTGATTAATGCCAAGAAAGCTTTGACTCTGTTACAAAAACAATCCTACGATTTGGTGTTACTAGACAACAACATGCCAGATCTAAGTGGTTTGGCTTTACTGGAAGAAGTGAGGAATCTATCTCATCTAAAGCATACAAAGTTCATTATGATTACAGCAGATACTGCTGCTAGTGTGGTGCAATTGGCACTTAAAGCAGGTGTCGATGATTTTATTGTTAAACCACTGAGCGCTAAAATGCTGTCTGATAAGATTATTAGGTTGTTTTCTAGCTCGGTGCGTAAACAAATTTAA
- a CDS encoding HD-GYP domain-containing protein, with protein sequence MSAIKPTILCVDDTPANLMLLKALLEEEYDVKLVNSGEKALSLLARLPVDLILLDVMMPEMDGYEVCRRLKQDPERQSIPILFLTALTKAEDEKKALQVGGNDFITKPINPDVLLARIYTHLQLKLFHDSLTMQKDRLEEDLQQRLSDIYNLQDASLAVMISLAEFRDEDTGMHIKRTQKFVQLIAQQAQSNLPHLRLTDQEIELITRCAPLHDIGKISIPDHILLKPGKLTDEEFEIMKTHAQRGHDILASAAKSMGSYGGYLEMAKAIAISHHEKWDGSGYPNGLAGNDIPLAGRLMAIADVYDALRSSRPYKKGFDHEQTLTIMKEMSEKHFDPELFACFLRIEAEVAEISSQLAD encoded by the coding sequence ATGTCTGCAATCAAACCTACGATACTTTGTGTGGATGATACACCCGCTAACCTGATGCTACTAAAGGCTTTACTGGAAGAAGAGTATGACGTTAAGTTAGTTAACTCTGGGGAAAAAGCATTAAGTTTGTTAGCAAGATTGCCAGTGGATTTAATTTTGCTCGATGTCATGATGCCAGAAATGGATGGTTATGAAGTGTGTCGTCGACTCAAGCAAGATCCAGAAAGGCAGTCTATTCCCATTCTTTTTTTAACGGCGCTAACCAAGGCCGAAGATGAAAAAAAAGCCTTACAGGTTGGGGGGAATGACTTTATAACCAAGCCGATAAATCCAGATGTGCTCTTAGCTAGAATTTATACTCACCTACAGCTCAAGTTGTTTCATGATAGCCTGACAATGCAAAAAGATCGCTTAGAAGAAGATTTACAACAGCGTTTAAGTGATATTTATAACCTACAAGATGCCAGTTTAGCTGTGATGATTTCTTTGGCCGAGTTTCGGGACGAAGATACCGGTATGCACATCAAACGGACGCAAAAATTTGTGCAGCTCATTGCTCAGCAGGCACAATCTAATTTGCCTCATTTAAGGTTAACTGATCAGGAAATCGAGCTCATCACCCGCTGTGCACCACTACATGATATTGGCAAGATTTCGATACCAGACCATATTCTATTAAAGCCAGGCAAGTTAACAGATGAAGAATTTGAAATTATGAAAACCCATGCTCAGCGTGGTCATGACATTCTCGCCTCGGCAGCCAAGTCAATGGGAAGCTATGGTGGCTATTTAGAGATGGCCAAGGCGATTGCGATAAGCCATCACGAAAAGTGGGATGGCAGCGGCTATCCTAATGGGCTCGCAGGTAACGATATTCCTTTGGCAGGTCGATTAATGGCGATAGCGGATGTTTATGACGCTTTGCGTTCATCTCGCCCCTACAAAAAAGGCTTTGATCACGAACAAACCTTGACGATCATGAAAGAGATGAGTGAAAAACACTTTGATCCAGAGTTATTTGCCTGCTTTTTACGCATCGAAGCAGAGGTTGCGGAGATTAGTAGTCAGCTTGCTGACTAG
- the trmA gene encoding tRNA (uridine(54)-C5)-methyltransferase TrmA, which produces MLCQVSPHDYPAQLDEKRQRLASLIPALEGSLSVFASPASHYRQRAEFRIWHTPERLFYAMFDPANPKQPVEISQCPMACEAIDQLMQPLLAEISQDQILKYGLFEIDFLATLSGEMLVTLIYRKKIDEQAWLVAAQGLRDKLPINHIIGRSRKQKILLDQDFVMERLAADNQAWWFQQIENSFTQPNAQMAQNMLAWAREQSRQIVADQPSDLLELYCGNGHFSIALADIYSRVLATEISKTSVKSAKFNLAQNGIDNVTVVKMAAEEVSQAMAGQAFNRMAEVDLGRYNFRAIFVDPPRSGLDDLTRRMVAEYDNILYISCNPDTLARDLATLLQSHQLQASALFDQFPYSHHIESGVWLVRKEGDDD; this is translated from the coding sequence GTGCTTTGTCAGGTTTCTCCACACGATTACCCAGCCCAGCTCGACGAAAAACGCCAACGTTTAGCGAGTTTGATTCCTGCGCTTGAGGGCTCATTAAGCGTCTTTGCATCCCCCGCATCACATTATCGCCAGCGTGCTGAATTTCGGATTTGGCATACGCCGGAGCGGTTGTTTTATGCCATGTTTGATCCGGCGAATCCAAAACAGCCGGTTGAAATTAGTCAGTGCCCAATGGCTTGTGAAGCCATTGATCAGCTGATGCAGCCATTGTTAGCCGAGATAAGCCAAGATCAGATATTGAAATACGGCTTATTTGAAATCGACTTTTTAGCCACCTTAAGCGGTGAAATGCTGGTCACGCTTATTTATCGAAAAAAAATTGACGAGCAGGCCTGGTTAGTTGCCGCACAAGGTTTGCGTGACAAGTTGCCGATTAACCATATTATTGGCCGCAGTCGTAAACAAAAAATTCTGTTGGATCAGGATTTTGTGATGGAGCGTTTAGCGGCGGATAACCAGGCCTGGTGGTTTCAGCAAATTGAAAATAGCTTTACGCAGCCGAATGCGCAGATGGCGCAAAATATGCTCGCATGGGCGCGTGAACAAAGTCGCCAGATTGTCGCCGATCAACCGAGTGATTTACTGGAGCTTTATTGCGGTAATGGCCATTTTTCGATTGCTTTGGCCGATATTTATTCGCGTGTGTTGGCTACTGAAATTTCCAAAACCTCAGTGAAATCGGCCAAGTTCAATCTAGCCCAAAATGGGATTGACAATGTCACGGTGGTTAAAATGGCCGCTGAAGAAGTGTCGCAGGCTATGGCCGGTCAAGCCTTTAATCGCATGGCTGAGGTGGATTTGGGCCGTTATAACTTTAGAGCAATTTTTGTGGATCCACCGCGTTCTGGTTTGGATGATTTAACCCGCCGTATGGTGGCTGAATACGACAATATTTTATACATATCCTGCAACCCTGACACCTTGGCACGCGATTTAGCAACCCTATTGCAATCACACCAGCTCCAAGCCTCGGCCTTGTTTGATCAGTTTCCCTATAGTCACCATATTGAATCGGGCGTGTGGTTAGTGCGCAAGGAGGGTGATGATGATTAA